Proteins encoded in a region of the Thamnophis elegans isolate rThaEle1 unplaced genomic scaffold, rThaEle1.pri scaffold_156_arrow_ctg1, whole genome shotgun sequence genome:
- the LOC116523299 gene encoding vesicle-associated membrane protein 7-like: MAILFAVVARGSTILAKHAWCGGNFLEVTEQILAKIPSENNKLTYSHGNYLFHYICQDRIIYLCITDDVSTGKATVGNCKIGKICTL; the protein is encoded by the exons ATGGCGATCCTATTTGCGGTTGTAGCCAGGGGCTCCACCATCCTGGCCAAGCATGCATGGTGCGGAGGGAATTTCCTGGAGGTTACAGAGCAGATCCTGGCCAAGATACCGTCGGAAAACAACAAGCTCACCTACTCGCACGGAAA TTACCTGTTCCACTATATCTGTCAGGACCGGATTATATACCTCTGCATCACAGATGATGTAAGTACTGGGAAAGCTACAGTGGGGAATTGCAAAATTGGTAAAATTTGCACGCTTTAA